The Caldalkalibacillus thermarum genome includes the window CGTATTAATCTCTCCGTTGGCCCGTTTGGGGGCGTTGATGCCCTTCCATGCTCCTCTGCTTTTTCCCCACTTGTTAAACCGATGTGCTAGAATAGACAAAAAAATACTTTTCATGTGAATAACATAAGTGGAGAGAATGGAGGAAAACCATGAGCTTTGAAACAGCCCGGCGCATGCAAGCATTTGAAACACTGGTATTTAGTGAACTGGCTAAGAGAAAAAAGGACAAAATAGCCCGTGGGGAAGATGTGATTGACTTAAGTATCGGCAGTCCCGATTTACCGCCTGCCCCCGAGGTGATCGCGTGCTTGACGCGCAATATTCAGGATCCTGCCCAATACGGCTACACCTTAACGGGAACAGATGAGTTTTTGGAAGCAGTCGCTGTGTATTACAGGAAGCGGTTTGGTGTGGCCCTTGATCCGCAA containing:
- the sspK gene encoding small acid-soluble spore protein K, translated to MSILAHRFNKWGKSRGAWKGINAPKRANGEINTEPQERMISAHEPHKD